In Methanothermococcus thermolithotrophicus DSM 2095, one DNA window encodes the following:
- a CDS encoding RlmE family RNA methyltransferase, translating into MGKKDKRWILQRKKDYYYNLAKKNKYRSRASYKLFQLNSKFKIIKEGNVVVDLGCAPGGWLQIAREIVGEKGFVVGVDLQSVKPLPYENVKTIKGDMTKDETLEKLRSLLSSDPDVVICDASPNISGVWDVDHTRSIELTTMALMTATKLLKTGGNFTVKVFQGDLFDQYVKLVKNYFEKVYTTKPKASRDESAELYVIGKRFLGKKFDMDMKLPILKLLKPEDEEKTKENKFKTKKSEQGLLIKKIKEMRKEK; encoded by the coding sequence ATGGGAAAAAAAGATAAAAGATGGATTTTACAAAGAAAGAAAGATTATTACTACAACTTAGCAAAGAAAAACAAGTATCGGTCAAGGGCATCATACAAACTGTTTCAATTAAACAGCAAGTTTAAAATAATTAAAGAAGGCAATGTTGTAGTTGATTTAGGGTGTGCTCCAGGCGGATGGTTACAAATTGCAAGGGAAATCGTAGGAGAAAAAGGTTTTGTAGTAGGGGTGGATTTACAAAGTGTGAAACCTCTCCCCTATGAAAATGTAAAAACCATAAAAGGGGATATGACCAAAGATGAAACACTTGAAAAATTAAGGAGTTTATTAAGCTCTGACCCTGATGTGGTTATCTGTGATGCTTCACCAAACATAAGCGGGGTTTGGGATGTGGATCATACTAGGTCAATAGAATTAACAACAATGGCTTTAATGACTGCTACAAAACTACTGAAAACTGGTGGAAATTTCACAGTTAAAGTTTTTCAGGGCGATTTATTTGACCAGTATGTAAAACTTGTAAAAAATTATTTTGAAAAGGTTTACACCACAAAGCCTAAAGCTTCGAGAGATGAGAGTGCAGAACTATATGTAATCGGAAAAAGATTTTTAGGTAAAAAATTCGACATGGACATGAAGTTACCAATCTTAAAACTGTTAAAACCGGAAGATGAAGAAAAAACGAAGGAAAATAAATTCAAAACTAAAAAAAGTGAACAGGGACTTCTTATAAAAAAGATAAAAGAAATGAGAAAGGAAAAATAA
- a CDS encoding serine protein kinase RIO codes for MDKDVNKDSLNLDPKSNNDYISKREKQLDAEFQKKIVERKKKFLEELKTENEVFDNRTLLNIYSLLTGKHIDEFSGIINSGKEAVVFKAKKGNEYFAVKIYRVSNCDFKTMWKYIQGDPRFHLRKSSTRQIIKAWVEKEYRNLMRALEHINTPEPILRRENVLLMEFIGESGTPAPRLKDVKVNYNEFYELIREDLKTLYQDAQLVHGDLSEYNILVKDDEPVYIDFSQGVITQHPLSKSLLIRDVKNICNFFKRKGVKCDYRELYKYVTGEELSIIDEEMANIY; via the coding sequence ATGGATAAGGATGTGAATAAGGATTCCTTAAATTTAGACCCAAAATCTAACAATGACTATATTTCAAAAAGAGAAAAACAGTTGGATGCTGAATTTCAAAAAAAAATAGTGGAAAGAAAAAAGAAATTTTTGGAAGAATTAAAGACTGAAAACGAAGTATTCGACAACAGGACTCTTCTAAATATTTATAGCCTATTAACTGGAAAGCATATTGATGAATTTTCAGGTATAATAAACTCTGGAAAAGAAGCGGTAGTTTTTAAGGCAAAGAAAGGAAACGAATATTTTGCCGTGAAGATATATCGAGTATCCAACTGTGATTTTAAAACCATGTGGAAGTATATTCAAGGAGATCCAAGATTTCACTTAAGAAAAAGTAGTACAAGGCAAATCATAAAGGCATGGGTAGAAAAAGAATATAGAAACCTAATGAGAGCCTTAGAACATATAAATACTCCCGAACCGATTTTAAGAAGGGAAAACGTACTACTTATGGAGTTTATTGGAGAAAGTGGTACTCCCGCACCTCGATTAAAGGATGTTAAAGTCAATTACAATGAATTTTATGAGCTCATAAGGGAAGATCTAAAAACACTTTATCAAGATGCTCAGCTGGTTCACGGAGACCTGTCTGAGTACAACATACTTGTGAAGGATGATGAACCTGTATATATAGACTTTTCCCAAGGCGTTATAACTCAACATCCTCTCTCCAAATCCCTGCTTATTAGGGATGTCAAAAATATCTGCAATTTTTTTAAGAGAAAAGGAGTAAAGTGCGACTACAGGGAGCTCTACAAATATGTTACTGGAGAAGAGCTCAGTATTATCGACGAAGAAATGGCAAATATCTATTAA
- a CDS encoding winged helix-turn-helix domain-containing protein: protein MNLGPNEEQSKGRHSIDEIIKISDALSNNMRIKILHLLNQKPWNIYELAKALNLSRPVVYAHLKKLEEADLVESDLVLDDARAKRIYKAKKFRFEIDNDMIDKLFE, encoded by the coding sequence ATGAATTTAGGACCTAATGAGGAACAAAGTAAGGGACGGCACTCAATAGATGAAATAATTAAAATAAGTGATGCCCTGTCAAACAATATGCGTATTAAAATATTACATCTACTAAATCAAAAACCATGGAATATATATGAACTGGCAAAAGCTCTTAACTTGTCCAGGCCTGTTGTTTATGCTCACTTAAAGAAATTAGAGGAGGCCGATTTAGTTGAGAGCGATTTAGTTTTAGATGATGCTAGAGCAAAAAGAATATATAAAGCAAAAAAATTCAGATTTGAGATAGATAACGATATGATAGATAAATTGTTTGAATAA
- the cobK gene encoding precorrin-6A reductase, which translates to MTTILIMGGTSDANKIAEELKRKFKDLFIITTTTTDFGGRIARNYADEVISKPLDKEELKKLILDRNINILIDATHPFAVVASKNAMEVSKELNINYIRYERPDEKFDMEKFGHNNNIDIVYVEDFEGAAKRAVELSKKNIFYMAGIKNLKKIVDIVGKDRTIARILPTSVNEGLELLPSKNIVAMQGIFSKELNRYLIQDYNCDVIITKNSGDSGGLKEKVLGALEAGAIPIIIKRPNMKYPHKFESVDDLIKHIEKHAF; encoded by the coding sequence ATGACGACGATTTTAATAATGGGCGGAACAAGTGATGCCAATAAAATAGCAGAAGAGCTTAAAAGAAAATTTAAAGATTTATTTATAATAACCACAACGACTACAGATTTTGGTGGAAGAATTGCAAGAAACTATGCCGATGAAGTAATTTCAAAGCCTTTGGATAAGGAAGAATTAAAAAAACTAATACTTGACCGAAATATTAACATTTTAATAGATGCCACACATCCATTTGCAGTAGTTGCGAGTAAAAACGCCATGGAAGTCTCAAAAGAACTAAATATCAATTACATAAGGTATGAAAGACCAGATGAAAAGTTTGATATGGAAAAATTTGGGCATAACAATAATATCGATATTGTTTATGTTGAGGATTTTGAAGGAGCTGCAAAAAGAGCAGTTGAACTAAGTAAAAAAAATATATTCTATATGGCAGGAATTAAAAACCTGAAAAAAATCGTAGATATAGTAGGAAAAGACAGAACAATTGCAAGAATTCTCCCGACTTCAGTTAATGAAGGTCTGGAGCTATTACCTTCAAAGAATATTGTTGCAATGCAGGGAATATTTTCAAAAGAGCTCAACAGGTATTTAATCCAAGACTACAACTGTGATGTGATTATAACAAAGAATAGTGGGGATAGTGGAGGGTTAAAAGAAAAAGTACTTGGAGCTCTTGAAGCGGGTGCTATCCCAATAATAATCAAAAGACCAAATATGAAATATCCACATAAGTTTGAGAGTGTGGATGATCTTATAAAACATATCGAAAAACATGCCTTTTGA
- the eif1A gene encoding translation initiation factor eIF-1A has protein sequence MQKKYQGPQQPTRVRTPRQDQNEILGMIEQMLGASRVRVRCMDGKLRMGRIPGKLKRKIWVREGDIVIVVPWEVQSDEKCDIVWRYTKGQVEWLRRKGYLDFTY, from the coding sequence ATGCAAAAAAAATACCAAGGACCTCAACAACCAACGAGGGTTAGGACTCCAAGACAGGATCAGAATGAAATTCTTGGGATGATCGAACAAATGTTAGGTGCAAGTAGAGTTAGAGTAAGATGTATGGATGGAAAACTCAGAATGGGAAGAATTCCTGGAAAGTTAAAAAGAAAAATATGGGTTAGAGAAGGAGATATCGTAATTGTAGTACCTTGGGAAGTTCAAAGTGACGAAAAGTGTGACATAGTATGGAGATACACAAAAGGACAGGTTGAATGGTTAAGGAGAAAAGGCTACTTAGATTTCACATATTAA
- a CDS encoding KH domain-containing protein, with translation MYGNVEVVKIPKNRIAILIGKGGETKKGIEEKLGVELDIGDDGEVTIFSTEKQEDALATWKARDIVKAVGRGFNPEKALKLVSDQYLLEIIDITEYATSDSAIKRLKGRVIGSGGKSRKYIEDLTGTDLSIFGKTVAILGEFESVQTAKEAVEMILRGTSHAKMYKYLERQRQKIKRKELELWKK, from the coding sequence ATGTATGGAAATGTGGAAGTTGTAAAAATTCCAAAGAATAGAATAGCAATATTAATAGGAAAAGGCGGAGAAACAAAAAAAGGAATAGAGGAAAAACTTGGTGTTGAACTTGATATAGGGGACGATGGTGAAGTTACAATATTTTCAACGGAAAAACAGGAAGACGCCTTAGCTACATGGAAAGCTAGGGATATTGTAAAAGCAGTTGGAAGAGGATTCAACCCTGAAAAGGCTTTAAAGTTAGTCTCTGATCAATATTTACTTGAAATAATAGACATAACTGAATACGCAACATCAGACAGCGCAATTAAAAGGTTAAAAGGAAGGGTTATTGGCAGTGGAGGAAAATCAAGAAAATATATTGAAGACTTAACCGGAACTGATCTTTCGATATTTGGGAAAACTGTGGCAATACTTGGTGAATTTGAATCTGTCCAGACTGCAAAAGAAGCAGTTGAAATGATACTGAGAGGAACCTCCCACGCTAAAATGTACAAATATCTTGAAAGACAGAGACAGAAAATAAAAAGAAAAGAACTAGAACTCTGGAAAAAATAA
- the pyrF gene encoding orotidine-5'-phosphate decarboxylase, with product MVKLMLALDVMDKKGALNIAKETSEYVDAIKIGYPLVLATGLDIVKEIKELTGKEVICDFKVADIPPTNEKIAELTLRYADGIICHGFVGAESVEAIQKVAEKFKETGSSKKVIVVTEMSHPGAVQFIQPIANELARMAKELKVDGIVAPSTRPERLKEIKNLVGDIPIISPGVGAQGGSPEEVIKILDDDDYIIVGRSIYQSENPKKSACDYKKLLE from the coding sequence ATGGTAAAACTGATGCTTGCTCTTGATGTTATGGATAAAAAAGGAGCTCTAAATATTGCAAAAGAAACTTCTGAATATGTTGATGCCATTAAAATAGGGTATCCTCTTGTGTTGGCAACAGGTTTAGATATTGTGAAAGAAATTAAGGAATTAACTGGAAAAGAAGTTATTTGTGATTTCAAAGTTGCAGACATACCTCCAACAAATGAAAAAATCGCAGAATTAACTTTAAGATATGCTGATGGGATAATTTGCCATGGGTTTGTTGGGGCAGAAAGTGTTGAAGCTATTCAGAAAGTTGCGGAGAAGTTTAAAGAAACTGGGAGCTCAAAAAAAGTCATAGTTGTAACTGAAATGTCACACCCTGGTGCTGTACAGTTTATACAGCCTATTGCAAATGAACTGGCTAGGATGGCAAAGGAATTAAAAGTAGATGGAATTGTAGCTCCTTCAACACGTCCAGAGAGATTAAAAGAGATAAAAAATCTAGTTGGAGATATACCCATAATTTCTCCGGGGGTCGGAGCTCAGGGGGGAAGCCCAGAAGAAGTTATAAAGATTTTAGACGATGATGATTATATAATAGTTGGTAGATCCATATATCAAAGTGAAAACCCGAAAAAAAGCGCCTGTGATTACAAAAAACTCCTGGAATAA
- a CDS encoding methanogenesis marker 15 protein, translating to MVVKIAELTCGAEYSGVQKEIEKAATAVGGEIVFPEVDLEYIDKVEEHLGFEVGSANLKLMFARAMSIIEGNTDADAVFISTCFRCAEGALVRNEVRRLLQQNTDLPVVMYSFTERTKAPELLTRMEALVTIVDKKSLLARKKQEGISLGIDSGSTTTKAIIMQDNEVVGKGWVYTKDVVESAKEAVDAALKEAGLKMEDIETIGTTGYGRHTLGEYFNADLIQEELTVNSKGAAFLADKQDGEATVIDIGGMDNKAISLNNAIPDNFTMGGICAGASGRFFEITARRLGVSIQELGDLAAEGNWKNVMMNSYCIVFGIQDLVTALAGGSHAKDVAAAAAHSVAEQIYEQQLQEVDVRDPVILVGGSSLLKGMVLALEEILGTKIVVPPYSQHIGAVGAALLSSGYRHLKKKI from the coding sequence ATGGTAGTAAAAATAGCTGAATTAACTTGTGGAGCAGAGTACAGCGGTGTTCAAAAAGAAATAGAAAAAGCTGCTACCGCAGTTGGTGGGGAAATAGTTTTCCCTGAAGTTGATTTGGAATATATTGATAAAGTAGAGGAACATTTAGGATTTGAGGTAGGTTCTGCAAACTTAAAATTAATGTTTGCAAGGGCTATGTCGATTATAGAAGGAAACACCGATGCTGATGCAGTTTTTATTTCAACCTGTTTTAGATGTGCTGAAGGAGCGTTAGTTAGAAACGAAGTAAGGAGATTACTCCAACAGAACACAGATTTACCTGTGGTTATGTACTCTTTTACAGAGAGAACAAAAGCTCCAGAATTGTTGACTAGGATGGAAGCTCTTGTAACTATTGTTGATAAAAAATCACTTTTAGCAAGAAAAAAACAGGAAGGTATAAGTTTAGGTATAGACAGCGGTTCTACAACAACTAAGGCCATAATAATGCAAGATAACGAGGTTGTTGGAAAAGGATGGGTTTATACAAAAGACGTTGTAGAGTCGGCAAAAGAAGCTGTAGATGCTGCATTAAAAGAAGCAGGCTTAAAAATGGAAGATATTGAAACAATAGGAACTACTGGCTATGGAAGGCACACACTTGGGGAATACTTCAACGCAGACCTTATACAGGAAGAATTAACGGTTAACTCAAAAGGTGCTGCGTTTTTAGCAGATAAACAGGATGGAGAAGCAACAGTTATTGATATTGGCGGTATGGATAACAAAGCAATCTCATTAAATAATGCAATCCCCGACAACTTTACAATGGGAGGTATTTGTGCAGGAGCAAGCGGTAGATTCTTTGAAATAACTGCGAGAAGATTGGGAGTTTCAATACAGGAGTTAGGGGATTTAGCTGCTGAAGGAAACTGGAAGAATGTTATGATGAACAGCTACTGTATTGTATTTGGTATACAGGATTTAGTTACAGCTTTGGCAGGAGGTTCTCACGCTAAAGACGTTGCCGCGGCTGCAGCACACTCAGTTGCAGAACAAATTTACGAACAACAGTTACAAGAAGTGGATGTTAGAGATCCAGTTATACTTGTTGGAGGAAGTAGTTTGTTGAAAGGTATGGTGCTTGCTTTAGAAGAAATTCTTGGTACAAAAATAGTAGTTCCGCCTTATTCACAACATATTGGTGCAGTTGGTGCTGCATTACTTTCATCAGGGTACAGGCATCTTAAGAAAAAGATTTAA
- a CDS encoding DUF128 domain-containing protein — translation MNQDLDEKLVEILNILLESKEPTGAKIIANELKNRGYNIGERAVRYHLQILDEKNLTKKLGYSGRMITEKGIEELEKANISYRMGSIFSQIMENLYLSNFPVKIIVNTATFEGDYKTIKNLILKSFENGFSVGDYLNIQNKGGLVEVETLCSITFDNFLLKNGIIPLPRYGGIVKFEDYEPVHFEGVIDYRDSSIDPLVAFITQDKTDVLGIIENGEGYLPANFRVIPSSTKEKFENLLKKDLLNCVLAYGEENVLGLNINEEEIGVALVGGLTPLCIPIEKGYKMEINAAATKLKNLVSMERRNKKYLEPVCKKGKRAVKPVLSKMLSLMERVTYDIEEKKGDIIVNTGCVDKKYKKEVFDALRESYEKKLTISDRVGIETKDGQIFIHTLCSLTIDGIILKNEIPVIPCYGGVLELRSGKGNRFIDVIAYRGTSLDPHEVFFNKTDGEKNILAGIREAPMSAKDHIAQLNEKLEWNGIIEIGRPNNDISGVRVEKGMIGFTTVGGINPLVLIKKRGVPIEINALHKTMNYSDLIHFEEL, via the coding sequence ATGAATCAGGATTTGGATGAAAAACTAGTGGAGATATTGAATATCCTGCTAGAATCTAAGGAACCTACGGGAGCTAAAATAATTGCCAATGAACTAAAGAATAGAGGTTACAATATAGGGGAACGAGCTGTAAGGTATCATCTCCAGATCTTAGATGAAAAAAACCTTACTAAAAAGTTGGGATATTCTGGAAGGATGATAACTGAAAAAGGTATTGAAGAGCTCGAAAAGGCAAACATATCCTATAGGATGGGTTCAATATTTTCCCAGATCATGGAAAATCTTTACCTTTCAAACTTCCCAGTTAAAATAATTGTAAATACTGCAACTTTTGAAGGGGATTATAAGACTATCAAGAATTTAATATTAAAATCCTTTGAAAATGGTTTTTCAGTGGGGGATTACTTAAATATCCAAAATAAAGGTGGACTTGTAGAGGTAGAAACCCTGTGCAGCATTACATTTGACAACTTTTTATTAAAAAATGGTATTATTCCACTCCCCAGATATGGAGGGATTGTTAAATTTGAAGATTACGAACCAGTACACTTTGAAGGAGTAATTGATTATAGGGATTCTTCAATTGATCCCCTTGTAGCATTCATTACACAGGATAAAACTGATGTACTTGGGATAATTGAAAATGGAGAAGGATATTTACCTGCCAATTTTAGGGTAATTCCTAGTTCAACAAAAGAAAAATTTGAGAACCTCCTAAAAAAAGATCTTTTAAACTGTGTACTGGCATATGGGGAAGAAAACGTACTTGGTTTGAACATTAACGAAGAAGAAATTGGAGTTGCTCTTGTAGGTGGTTTAACGCCTTTATGTATCCCTATTGAAAAAGGTTATAAGATGGAAATAAACGCAGCAGCTACTAAATTAAAAAATCTGGTTTCGATGGAGAGGAGAAATAAAAAATACCTTGAACCAGTATGTAAAAAAGGAAAACGTGCTGTAAAACCTGTCTTATCAAAAATGTTATCTTTAATGGAGAGAGTGACCTACGATATAGAGGAGAAAAAAGGAGATATAATTGTAAACACAGGATGTGTCGATAAAAAATATAAAAAAGAAGTTTTTGATGCATTGAGGGAAAGTTACGAAAAGAAACTGACAATATCGGATAGGGTAGGGATAGAAACAAAAGACGGGCAAATATTTATACATACGCTATGTTCACTAACAATAGATGGTATAATATTAAAAAATGAAATTCCTGTAATACCGTGCTATGGTGGAGTTCTAGAGCTCAGAAGTGGTAAAGGTAATAGGTTTATAGATGTTATTGCCTACAGAGGTACTTCATTAGACCCTCACGAAGTATTCTTCAATAAAACAGATGGAGAGAAAAATATACTGGCAGGGATAAGGGAGGCCCCAATGTCTGCCAAAGATCATATAGCTCAACTGAATGAAAAATTGGAATGGAATGGAATAATTGAAATTGGAAGGCCAAATAATGATATTTCTGGCGTGAGGGTTGAAAAAGGTATGATTGGATTCACAACAGTTGGTGGGATAAATCCACTGGTCCTTATTAAAAAAAGAGGAGTTCCAATTGAAATTAATGCATTACATAAAACTATGAACTATTCTGATTTAATACATTTTGAAGAGCTCTAA
- the bioA gene encoding adenosylmethionine--8-amino-7-oxononanoate transaminase — translation MKIDPNLIDRWDKEYIWHPYTQMKEYENSKNLIIEKGEGNYLIDIHGKKYLDAVSSIWCNMFGHGEKRIIDAIKNQTEKICHSTLLGCGNVPSAVLAKKLVDITPEHLKKVFYSEDGAEAVEIAVKMAFEYYLLKEGKSSKRNKFISVKEGYHGDTIGAMSVGGSETFHGYFKPLLFKGYYAETPYCYRCKHHNFKDTDERNEKGCDMKCLENMKDLIEKHKDEVFCVIFEGGMMGSAGMIPYPEGYIEEVAKTCKEHDIIFILDEVATFGRTGKLLYSDNEELKKLEKPDIICLGKGITGGYLPLAVTMTTEEIYNAFLGDFEECKQFFHGHTYTGNQILCSAGIATLDIIEQDKIFEKIQPKIKLFHEELEKLKELENVGDIRKKGFMVGIELVKDKKTKEPYPYEYKAGYKVAEILLQKGIYMRPIFNTIILVPPLSITEDEIKFLCEKLYESIEEFSKL, via the coding sequence ATGAAAATTGATCCTAACTTGATAGACAGATGGGATAAAGAGTATATTTGGCATCCATATACACAGATGAAAGAATATGAAAATTCAAAGAATTTAATAATTGAAAAAGGTGAAGGGAATTATTTAATCGATATCCATGGTAAAAAATATTTGGATGCAGTTTCTTCAATATGGTGCAACATGTTTGGACATGGTGAAAAGAGAATTATCGATGCCATAAAAAATCAGACTGAAAAAATTTGTCATTCAACACTTTTAGGATGTGGGAATGTCCCTTCAGCGGTTTTAGCAAAAAAATTGGTAGATATTACACCAGAACATCTTAAAAAAGTATTTTATTCAGAAGATGGTGCCGAAGCTGTAGAGATTGCCGTTAAAATGGCATTTGAGTATTACCTGCTAAAAGAAGGAAAATCTAGTAAAAGAAACAAATTCATCTCTGTTAAGGAAGGCTACCATGGAGATACCATAGGAGCTATGAGTGTTGGGGGAAGCGAAACATTTCACGGATATTTTAAACCTCTGCTCTTTAAAGGATACTATGCAGAAACACCATACTGCTACAGGTGTAAACACCACAATTTCAAAGACACCGACGAAAGAAACGAAAAAGGCTGCGATATGAAATGCCTTGAAAACATGAAGGATTTAATTGAAAAACATAAGGATGAAGTATTTTGCGTAATATTCGAAGGAGGAATGATGGGGTCTGCTGGGATGATACCATATCCTGAAGGGTACATTGAAGAGGTTGCAAAAACCTGTAAGGAACACGATATAATATTTATACTCGATGAGGTGGCAACCTTTGGAAGAACTGGGAAACTATTGTATTCAGACAATGAAGAACTTAAAAAGTTAGAAAAACCAGATATAATATGTCTTGGAAAAGGAATAACTGGGGGATATTTGCCATTGGCAGTTACTATGACGACTGAGGAAATCTACAACGCATTTTTAGGAGATTTTGAAGAGTGTAAACAATTCTTCCATGGCCATACCTACACTGGAAATCAAATACTATGTTCTGCAGGAATTGCAACATTGGATATCATAGAACAGGATAAAATATTTGAAAAAATCCAGCCAAAAATAAAACTGTTCCATGAGGAACTGGAAAAACTCAAAGAACTGGAAAATGTAGGAGACATTAGGAAAAAAGGATTTATGGTTGGAATTGAACTTGTAAAGGACAAAAAAACAAAAGAACCTTATCCTTATGAATACAAAGCAGGATATAAAGTTGCAGAGATACTATTACAAAAGGGAATTTACATGAGGCCTATATTTAACACCATTATACTCGTTCCTCCTCTATCAATAACAGAAGATGAAATTAAATTCCTCTGTGAAAAGCTGTATGAAAGTATAGAGGAGTTTAGTAAACTCTAA